The Anaerolineae bacterium genome segment GGCGGTTCTCTCCGTACCAGGGGGACATGGAGAGTTGCCAGTACACCCTGCCCCGGCCGGGCCAATGCGGCGAGACCTCCACCCCCACCACCTCGCGGCCTTCCTCTACCACCACGGGCCAGTAACTGCGCAAGGTAGAAGCCAGCGGGGCCAACACCTGTTCCCATGGATAGCCTTTGACTTCCTCAAAGGAGGCGCACAACAGGCGCTCGGCCGCACGGTTGCACATCACAATGCGCCCCTCGGTATCCACGGTCACCACCCCGCTGGCAATGGAGGCGAAGACCCGATCCAGCAGGTCCTTCAACTGGCTTACCTCAGCCAATGCCCGCCGCACCTCCTGAAACAGGCGGGCGTTTTCCAACGCGGTGGCCGCCTGGTGGGCAAAGGCCATCAACATCCCCAAATGTTGCGGCGCAAAGGCCCCGGAACGCATCCGGTGATCCACATAAATCACCCCTACCAGACGGTCCTTCACTTTGAGCGGGACGCAAATGACCGACTTGAGGTGGTACAACGCCACGCTTTCTCCGTTGCGAAAGCGGGGATCGTGCTGCGCGTTGCTGGTCAACACCGGCTCGCCCGTGGCTACCACCCGTTGCACAATGGAACGGCTGAAGTTCAACTCGGCGGGCGAAAGGTCCTCCTGTTCCCAATGACGAGCGATCACCGTGCGCAACTCCCCTTGTTCCTCCCGCAACATCAAAAAGCCGCGCTCGGCCTGGGTCAGCCGGATGATGTAGTCAATCACCATCTGAAGCACGGTGTCCAAATCCAGCGAGGAGTTCATGGCCTGGGCCACATCCATCAGCGCCAGCGATTGCCGATGGGCCACGGCCAGGGCCTCTACATCCCGCTGGATATCCTCCACCAAGGCCACCAGGCGCTCCCATTCGGTGTGCATGGCCGGCAGATCTTGCCGGGTGACCCGCGCCAGATAGCGCACCAGATGGCGCAGCGAAGCCAATCGCTGTCTCAAGCCGGAAGTTTC includes the following:
- a CDS encoding GAF domain-containing protein, whose translation is MRQRLASLRHLVRYLARVTRQDLPAMHTEWERLVALVEDIQRDVEALAVAHRQSLALMDVAQAMNSSLDLDTVLQMVIDYIIRLTQAERGFLMLREEQGELRTVIARHWEQEDLSPAELNFSRSIVQRVVATGEPVLTSNAQHDPRFRNGESVALYHLKSVICVPLKVKDRLVGVIYVDHRMRSGAFAPQHLGMLMAFAHQAATALENARLFQEVRRALAEVSQLKDLLDRVFASIASGVVTVDTEGRIVMCNRAAERLLCASFEEVKGYPWEQVLAPLASTLRSYWPVVVEEGREVVGVEVSPHWPGRGRVYWQLSMSPWYGENRQLLGATLVIHDLTEQRHLEEMQRIFERMVSPEVIRQLSWEQLRPGGERREITVVFADLRGFTALGEQVSPETLVTMLNRYLALAAGVLLEEGGTVDKFIGDAAMAWFNAPVPQPDHALRAVRAAWAMQQRLRQLHPQLPPAWRLGMGIGIHTGEAVIGLVGSERRLDYTVIGDAVNVAKRLEEAARPGQILLTEATWRLVQERVAVRPLPPLSVKGKKTPLRVYEMTGLR